The Paenarthrobacter aurescens region CTTTGTGAGGACCCCGTGATGCGCGGATCCCTGCCGTTGGGTGTGGATGGGCCTGAGGAGGAACTCGCGGTGATCCGTGAGCGCCTTGCCGCTGCCGTCCTGCAGGCTGACACCACCTCGGCGTTCCAACGCTCAAGGAGAGGCCAGGCGCGCCCGGCCCCTCTTGGCCCGGTGGCGCAGCTCGCGGCCGTACAGGGCCTGGGGCCAGGCTCCTTGGTGAGGCTCCGGGATGCCTTGGAAGCCCGGTTGGAGGGCTCGCGCCTGTCCACCCGCGTTGGTTGGCTGGATTTCCCCGCAACAGACTTGCCGTCCGTGGAGCGACTGCTGGATGGAGGGGAACACCTTGCAAACGATCTTGGGATTGAACTTGTGGAAAGGCTGTTGCGCGCAGGAGTTCTCCTCCCCGCCGGGAACTGACAGTGCCGGGCAGTGACGCGGCTGCCGCCAGGGCGTTTTTCTGCTCCGATGACGCCCGGGTGCGGGGCGACTCCATGGCCGGAACGGCGTCACCGGGACTGGTGTGGGTCCTTATAGAGCACCGGGGCGGGTGGCCGCCCAGTGGCTTCGACGGCCTTGATCTTGAAAGCAGCACCAAAGCCCTGGTGTCCTCGGCAGCACGGGCGGCGGGTGCCCGCGTCCTCCTGGTGCGGCGTCCCGGTCCTCGCCCGCGCCATGGTCCCAAACGCTGGGCCGTCCTTCGCTATCAAAGCTCCGGTGCTTATCAACAGCTCTGGGGCGTGTGGGAGCGGGACGAGGACCTTTCAGGAATTGTTTCAGCGCTGGCATCCCCTGGAGAGACGGGCCTTCCGCCGGTCATCCTGATCTGCGCGCATGGCCGGCATGACCCGTGCTGCGCAGTGCGTGGCCGGCCGGTGGGACGTGCCCTGGGCGAGCGTTGGCCGGAGCTCGTTTGGGAGTGTTCCCATGTGGGCGGTGACAGGTTTGCCGCCAACGCCGTGGTGGTTCCGGACGGCGTGTACTACGGAGGGCTCGACGCCGGGTCATCCCTCACCACGATCGAGGCCCACCTTGCTGGCCGGGTTCACGCCGAATATCTGCGCGGATATACGGACCTTTCCCCGCTGCAGCAAGCGGCCATTGCGGCGGTGCTCGCCCGCTTCGGGCCAGCCGGCAGGCACGATTACCAGGTGACCGAGACCGTGCAGGAGGGCGGGCAGTGGC contains the following coding sequences:
- a CDS encoding sucrase ferredoxin, coding for MPGSDAAAARAFFCSDDARVRGDSMAGTASPGLVWVLIEHRGGWPPSGFDGLDLESSTKALVSSAARAAGARVLLVRRPGPRPRHGPKRWAVLRYQSSGAYQQLWGVWERDEDLSGIVSALASPGETGLPPVILICAHGRHDPCCAVRGRPVGRALGERWPELVWECSHVGGDRFAANAVVVPDGVYYGGLDAGSSLTTIEAHLAGRVHAEYLRGYTDLSPLQQAAIAAVLARFGPAGRHDYQVTETVQEGGQWRVHVTGSPPHPAHIDVELKTNRSAPCQLTCLAPSVGSVMIYQSASIRSSVLQRGSESSG